In one Chryseobacterium camelliae genomic region, the following are encoded:
- a CDS encoding ComF family protein: protein MSKFYNIPFSHDLIKRNHYSKAQALKDKQDRLEAENTFSITQPISGKHILLIDDVFTTGNTLATIAWEILNAGDNKVSVLVMAIDI, encoded by the coding sequence TTGTCGAAGTTTTATAACATTCCTTTCAGTCACGACTTAATCAAAAGAAATCATTATTCGAAAGCTCAGGCATTGAAAGATAAGCAAGACCGCCTGGAAGCGGAAAATACTTTTTCGATCACGCAACCTATTTCAGGGAAACATATTTTATTGATTGATGATGTTTTCACCACAGGAAATACTTTAGCGACGATTGCATGGGAAATTCTAAATGCCGGAGACAATAAAGTAAGTGTTCTGGTGATGGCGATTGATATTTAA
- a CDS encoding alpha/beta fold hydrolase: protein MPNLILLHGALGHSDVFEPFKEELSKYFTIYTPLFSGHGYVQIPENGISIETYTQELKEFIEKKKLNDVFIFGHSMGGYVALCYAMENPSAVNSILTLGTKFDWNEEQAVKESKMLNPDVIAEKIPKYGELLEKQHGAQWKQLLPAIADMMVSLGKNPPLKNNLSTINVPVQIMVGDQDNMVTLEESTEVYRSLPNAKLAVLPDTKHPMDRVRPNLLLNLMRDFWNFS from the coding sequence ATGCCCAATCTTATTTTATTGCACGGAGCCTTAGGTCACAGCGATGTTTTTGAACCTTTTAAAGAAGAGCTTTCAAAATATTTTACCATCTACACCCCTCTTTTTTCGGGGCACGGATATGTTCAGATTCCTGAAAACGGGATTAGTATTGAAACATATACCCAGGAATTAAAAGAATTTATTGAAAAGAAAAAACTGAACGACGTTTTTATTTTCGGACACAGTATGGGAGGCTATGTTGCGCTTTGCTATGCCATGGAAAATCCTTCAGCAGTAAATTCTATCCTCACATTAGGAACAAAATTCGACTGGAACGAAGAACAAGCCGTAAAAGAAAGCAAAATGCTCAATCCTGACGTGATTGCAGAAAAAATTCCGAAATATGGCGAATTATTAGAAAAACAGCATGGCGCACAATGGAAACAGTTGCTTCCTGCGATTGCTGATATGATGGTTTCTCTGGGTAAAAATCCACCTTTGAAAAACAATTTATCAACAATCAATGTTCCTGTTCAGATCATGGTTGGAGACCAGGATAACATGGTCACTCTTGAAGAAAGCACAGAAGTGTACAGAAGCCTTCCAAACGCAAAATTGGCCGTACTTCCCGACACAAAGCATCCTATGGATAGAGTACGACCCAATTTATTATTGAATTTAATGAGAGATTTCTGGAATTTCTCTTAA
- the upp gene encoding uracil phosphoribosyltransferase: MNTVVLSEQFSLVNTWINELRNVEIQHDRMRFRRNMERIGEIAAFEISKGLEQKEIEIQTPLDTIRVKEIAVQPVITTILRAGVPLFEGILNYFDKADCGFVAAYRKHDANDYFSIKQDYLTCPNIEGRPLIVGDPMLATGASLIEAIKDLLTNGNPSQLHVVAAIASRQGVETIEKAYPNAKIWVGAIDENLTSKGYITPGLGDAGDLSYGEKLQR; the protein is encoded by the coding sequence ATGAATACAGTTGTATTATCCGAACAGTTTTCTTTAGTTAATACTTGGATCAACGAATTGAGAAATGTGGAAATTCAGCATGACCGAATGAGATTCCGTAGAAATATGGAAAGAATAGGGGAAATTGCAGCCTTCGAAATAAGTAAAGGATTGGAACAAAAAGAAATCGAAATCCAGACTCCTTTAGATACAATCAGAGTGAAGGAAATTGCTGTTCAGCCTGTTATTACAACAATTTTAAGAGCTGGAGTTCCTTTATTTGAAGGGATTTTAAATTACTTTGATAAAGCTGATTGTGGATTCGTTGCTGCCTACAGAAAACATGATGCCAATGATTATTTTTCCATCAAACAGGATTATTTAACTTGCCCGAATATAGAAGGAAGACCATTAATTGTTGGAGATCCCATGTTGGCAACCGGGGCTTCTTTAATTGAAGCGATCAAAGATTTGTTAACTAACGGAAACCCTAGTCAGCTTCATGTTGTTGCGGCAATTGCTTCAAGGCAAGGTGTTGAAACCATAGAAAAAGCATATCCCAACGCAAAAATATGGGTGGGTGCAATCGATGAAAATTTAACATCAAAAGGTTACATCACACCGGGATTGGGAGATGCAGGAGATTTGAGCTACGGAGAAAAACTTCAGAGATAA
- the der gene encoding ribosome biogenesis GTPase Der produces the protein MSNIVAIVGRPNVGKSTLFNRLLERREAIVDSTAGVTRDRHYGKSDWNGVDFTVIDTGGYDVGTDDIFEEEIRKQVQLAVDEATSIVFMMNVEEGLTDTDHEIYRLLRRSNKPIYIVINKVDSAKEELPATEFYQLGIDKYYTLSSATGSGTGDLLDDIVKDFPTTEYKDPFEGLPKITIAGRPNVGKSTMTNALLDVERNIVTDIAGTTRDSIQTLYNKFGHEFVLVDTAGMRRKSKVNEDLEFYSVMRSIRSIEYSDVVIIMVDATQGWESQDMNIFGLAQKNRKGIVILVNKWDLIEDKQTNTMRDFEKSIKDKIGQFQDIPILFVSALTKQRILKAVDMAMQVYEDRKKKIKTSKLNEVMLPIFEGTPPPANKGKYIKIKYCVQLPTPSPQFVFFCNLPQYVKEPYKRFTENQLRKEFGFTGVPIEVYFRQK, from the coding sequence ATGTCGAATATTGTCGCAATCGTTGGGCGTCCCAACGTAGGAAAATCCACGCTATTTAATCGTTTATTAGAAAGAAGAGAGGCTATTGTAGACTCTACTGCAGGTGTTACCAGAGACCGTCATTATGGAAAGTCTGACTGGAACGGGGTAGATTTTACGGTAATTGACACAGGAGGTTATGATGTAGGAACTGATGATATCTTTGAGGAAGAAATCCGTAAGCAGGTGCAATTAGCGGTAGATGAAGCAACATCTATTGTTTTCATGATGAACGTGGAAGAAGGTCTTACAGATACAGATCACGAAATCTACAGACTCTTAAGAAGATCAAACAAACCGATTTATATTGTTATTAATAAAGTAGATTCTGCAAAAGAAGAACTTCCGGCTACGGAGTTCTACCAGTTGGGAATCGATAAATATTATACTTTGTCTTCTGCAACGGGTTCAGGAACAGGAGATTTGTTGGATGATATCGTAAAAGATTTCCCAACAACAGAATACAAAGATCCTTTCGAAGGCTTACCAAAAATCACGATTGCAGGCCGTCCAAACGTAGGGAAATCTACCATGACGAATGCTTTGCTGGATGTGGAAAGAAATATCGTTACCGATATTGCTGGAACAACAAGAGACAGTATTCAGACCCTTTACAATAAATTCGGACACGAGTTTGTGTTGGTTGATACAGCAGGAATGCGTAGAAAATCTAAAGTTAATGAAGATTTGGAATTCTATTCTGTGATGCGTTCTATCCGCTCCATCGAATATTCTGATGTAGTGATCATCATGGTGGATGCAACTCAGGGATGGGAATCTCAGGATATGAATATCTTCGGACTGGCTCAGAAAAACAGAAAAGGAATCGTAATCTTGGTGAACAAGTGGGATTTGATCGAAGACAAGCAAACCAACACGATGCGTGATTTCGAAAAATCAATCAAAGATAAGATCGGGCAATTCCAGGATATTCCGATTTTATTCGTTTCAGCATTGACAAAACAGAGAATTTTAAAAGCTGTTGATATGGCAATGCAGGTGTATGAAGACCGTAAGAAAAAGATCAAAACTTCAAAACTGAACGAAGTGATGCTTCCGATTTTCGAAGGAACTCCACCGCCGGCAAACAAAGGAAAATATATCAAAATCAAATACTGTGTACAGCTTCCGACGCCGTCACCGCAATTTGTGTTCTTCTGTAACTTACCACAATACGTAAAAGAGCCATACAAGAGATTTACTGAAAACCAACTGAGAAAAGAATTCGGATTTACCGGAGTTCCAATTGAAGTATATTTCAGACAGAAATAA
- a CDS encoding antirestriction protein ArdA: protein MPRSIGVLLGESINFKSRLKLINMTNLRNCLDTVSIYVSTYAKYNNSSLYGKWLNLGDYSDYDELLEVMRELHKDESDPEFMISDYEGCELFVKLGLISECHLSSEIYEIALQIYDSGHDIEVFIACIDCLGKMDFQSIYEYVNNFYYGEYSSDEDFVQWLYEDDTFNIPNWVVIDWSATARSIMFDYFESNGHYFRS, encoded by the coding sequence ATGCCTAGAAGTATTGGCGTACTGCTAGGCGAATCAATAAATTTTAAATCACGCTTAAAACTTATCAACATGACAAATTTACGAAATTGTCTTGATACTGTGAGTATCTATGTGTCAACGTACGCTAAGTACAACAATTCAAGCCTTTACGGCAAATGGTTAAATCTCGGAGATTATTCAGATTATGACGAGCTACTGGAAGTAATGCGAGAATTACACAAAGACGAATCAGACCCCGAGTTCATGATTTCCGATTATGAAGGGTGCGAACTGTTTGTAAAACTCGGATTGATTAGTGAGTGTCATCTATCGTCTGAGATTTACGAAATCGCACTACAAATATATGATTCTGGACACGATATTGAAGTTTTTATAGCCTGTATTGATTGTTTAGGTAAAATGGATTTTCAAAGCATTTATGAGTATGTAAACAATTTTTATTACGGCGAATATTCTAGTGATGAAGATTTTGTACAATGGCTTTACGAAGATGATACGTTTAATATTCCTAATTGGGTTGTTATAGATTGGAGTGCAACAGCACGGAGTATAATGTTTGATTATTTTGAAAGTAACGGACATTATTTCCGCAGTTAA
- a CDS encoding zincin-like metallopeptidase toxin domain-containing protein, translating into MNEFDDEFGDLSQFKILSFEEVNQGFTGNNAFTNTIINKDDSPDYRSPFHDYRNTPLGYSYLTDNPISVFASTGVNDKGVKGYEYNAQVLPCENGSQVLGSYNANKRKPQSLFLFYEKPDAKKSNFAGGFYIAKMGDYFVQLFKRFPEPLPSNIGGKFFKNITSMEDEAAYLAQLAYTYYGDKINATLVRDALMREYQFYTGDRRFEEIIGNIISIPADAFGWCAEHLEDFKPTEKNYNPEAKDYSPIIPLIGTVNMNKISEFFENLGNNPFVQGTQVAFTQVWELVKQASSKVKDVSIEHLPDAFKGLVEKISSIINTIKNFLNDIQEELVDLAKKGVEVLKIANAFYCGVNSGIIGLLQCILYILQFLFQPTTTLSYEQYKNRRDLLEKAEEVLDWILVNGPIFLKGIKNLFNSSGGISKSDFERMFDILKKYWNGTSRYTVAYYSGVIGFEFVINILLLIFTEGAGNIIKGTTYVQKAASLLKVITREAMSAVTLGITDLLTFLTRFIVRFGKACAKGFKSFIKWVEELFSGLKKGKSLDEIFENSHIEGIGRYGGKILSETEIEDWAKILKKKFGTKLERVESFDSPTVLAAFDPSTNTIKYVDDVTEYLITHESFHAEEMSKIGFKAYTKNAHIKDTPWTIENRIHEYMREKYVYERLVQHSKKHKFNPEELSTPPFGHAYQYFDTIKFKLEILLKENNIPFPN; encoded by the coding sequence ATGAACGAATTTGATGACGAATTTGGTGATTTATCCCAGTTCAAAATACTCTCTTTTGAAGAGGTAAATCAAGGATTTACAGGAAACAATGCTTTTACCAACACAATTATCAACAAAGATGACTCTCCTGATTATAGAAGCCCATTTCACGATTATAGAAATACTCCTTTAGGATACTCTTATCTTACTGATAATCCCATATCAGTTTTTGCATCAACAGGTGTAAACGACAAAGGAGTTAAAGGATACGAATATAATGCTCAGGTACTACCTTGTGAGAATGGTTCTCAGGTATTGGGAAGTTATAACGCCAACAAAAGGAAACCTCAAAGCCTTTTTCTTTTTTATGAAAAGCCAGATGCTAAAAAATCCAACTTTGCTGGTGGCTTTTATATTGCCAAGATGGGAGATTATTTTGTTCAGCTTTTTAAGAGATTCCCTGAGCCATTACCTTCTAATATTGGAGGGAAATTCTTTAAGAATATTACTTCTATGGAAGATGAAGCCGCTTACTTGGCTCAATTAGCTTATACTTACTATGGAGATAAGATTAATGCAACACTTGTTCGTGATGCATTAATGAGAGAGTATCAGTTTTATACTGGCGACAGAAGATTTGAAGAAATTATAGGAAACATCATCTCAATTCCCGCTGATGCATTTGGATGGTGTGCAGAACATTTGGAAGATTTTAAACCCACAGAAAAAAATTATAATCCAGAAGCTAAAGACTATTCCCCCATAATTCCTCTGATAGGAACTGTTAACATGAATAAGATATCAGAGTTCTTTGAAAATTTAGGAAATAATCCTTTTGTTCAGGGAACACAAGTCGCTTTTACTCAAGTCTGGGAGTTGGTAAAGCAGGCATCAAGTAAGGTAAAAGATGTTTCCATTGAACATCTTCCTGATGCTTTCAAAGGACTTGTAGAGAAAATCAGTAGCATCATTAATACTATTAAGAATTTTCTTAATGACATTCAAGAAGAATTGGTAGATTTAGCAAAGAAGGGAGTTGAAGTTCTTAAAATAGCCAATGCATTTTACTGTGGCGTTAACAGTGGTATTATTGGGCTTTTACAATGTATTTTATATATTCTACAGTTTCTTTTTCAGCCCACAACAACACTTTCTTACGAGCAGTACAAAAACAGGAGGGATTTGTTGGAGAAAGCGGAAGAAGTATTAGACTGGATTCTTGTAAATGGTCCAATATTTTTGAAAGGAATTAAAAATCTTTTCAACTCAAGTGGAGGAATCTCCAAGTCTGACTTTGAAAGGATGTTTGACATATTAAAAAAATATTGGAACGGTACTTCTCGTTATACTGTTGCATATTATTCAGGAGTTATTGGTTTTGAGTTTGTTATAAATATTTTACTTCTGATTTTCACGGAAGGTGCAGGTAATATTATAAAAGGAACAACTTACGTACAAAAAGCAGCAAGTTTGTTAAAAGTAATTACGAGGGAAGCAATGTCTGCTGTAACATTAGGAATTACAGATTTATTAACGTTTCTTACACGATTTATTGTTAGATTTGGAAAGGCATGTGCAAAAGGATTTAAATCTTTTATAAAATGGGTGGAGGAATTATTTTCTGGATTGAAAAAAGGTAAGAGTCTTGATGAAATTTTTGAAAATAGTCATATAGAAGGAATTGGTAGGTATGGAGGTAAAATTTTATCTGAGACAGAGATAGAAGATTGGGCTAAAATTTTAAAAAAGAAATTCGGAACTAAGCTTGAAAGAGTGGAAAGCTTTGATAGCCCTACTGTCCTAGCTGCTTTTGACCCTAGCACTAATACTATAAAATATGTTGATGATGTAACTGAATATCTTATAACACACGAATCTTTTCATGCAGAAGAAATGTCTAAAATTGGATTTAAAGCATATACTAAAAATGCACATATTAAAGATACGCCTTGGACGATTGAAAATAGGATACATGAATATATGAGAGAAAAATATGTTTATGAAAGATTGGTACAACATTCAAAAAAACATAAATTTAATCCAGAAGAGTTAAGCACACCTCCTTTTGGTCATGCTTATCAATATTTTGACACAATAAAGTTCAAATTAGAAATTTTATTAAAAGAAAACAACATACCTTTTCCTAATTAA
- the istA gene encoding IS21 family transposase: MANKRIDMLNIKQLLRLYTQGVSKLQISKQLGISRNTAKKYISLFHEHQLTYDELIELSDEDLDDLFETPPTDIRDKDSIKKQLESLFPYISKELKRVGVTRYLLWEEYIDKYPSGYQYSRFCHHYREWCKKVNPSMHIEHKAGDKLFVDYTGKKLHIIDKETGEQQEVEVFVSILGASGMTFVEATRTQGKEDFLGSLTKALHYYGGVPAAIVTDNLRTAVKKSHKYEPVITDSLLDFASHYSTTILPTRTYHPKDKALVENAVRIVYTRIFAPLRKDHFFSLEALNKAIENLLEGYNEAPMKRKKYSRADVFREVEKHALSPLPAMVYQLKHSVRATVHKTSHVYLSKDKHYYSVPFSYIGKKVNIIFSKNTVEIYYDQRRIAFHNRVLAKYQYTTVKEHMPSSYQFMTEWNPSRFISWGRSVGEYCEQYIIKILEKKQHPEQSYKTCLGILSLSKKIGNIRLDNACKRALGYEKYSLAMIKSILERGLDNLTDDDAFFEEKKLPKHKNIRGGKYYQ, from the coding sequence ATGGCTAACAAAAGAATAGACATGTTGAACATCAAACAATTATTACGATTATACACCCAGGGAGTAAGTAAATTGCAGATAAGCAAACAACTGGGTATCTCACGCAATACTGCCAAAAAGTATATTAGCCTGTTCCATGAACACCAACTTACATATGATGAGTTGATAGAGTTGAGTGATGAAGATTTAGATGATTTATTCGAGACTCCGCCAACTGATATAAGGGATAAGGACAGTATCAAAAAACAACTTGAATCGCTGTTTCCTTACATATCCAAAGAACTAAAACGTGTTGGGGTTACCCGTTATCTGCTATGGGAAGAATACATAGATAAATATCCTTCAGGCTACCAATATTCCCGTTTTTGTCATCATTACAGGGAATGGTGTAAAAAGGTAAACCCTTCCATGCATATTGAACATAAGGCTGGGGATAAACTTTTTGTGGATTATACTGGGAAAAAGCTTCACATTATTGATAAAGAAACAGGAGAACAACAGGAAGTTGAAGTCTTCGTATCTATACTTGGCGCCAGTGGTATGACCTTCGTAGAAGCTACAAGGACCCAGGGGAAAGAAGATTTTCTTGGAAGCCTTACCAAAGCCCTGCATTATTATGGAGGAGTTCCCGCAGCTATTGTTACCGATAACCTGCGTACAGCCGTAAAAAAGAGCCATAAGTACGAACCTGTCATCACTGATTCCCTCCTGGATTTTGCTTCGCACTATAGTACCACAATACTTCCCACGCGTACCTACCATCCTAAGGACAAGGCTTTGGTTGAGAATGCGGTACGTATTGTTTATACCCGCATTTTTGCTCCATTGCGTAAAGATCACTTCTTTAGCCTGGAAGCATTGAACAAAGCTATAGAAAACCTTCTGGAGGGATATAATGAAGCTCCCATGAAAAGAAAGAAGTATTCCAGGGCTGACGTTTTCCGTGAGGTTGAAAAACATGCATTATCCCCACTACCGGCTATGGTGTACCAGCTCAAGCATTCTGTACGTGCCACTGTTCATAAGACCAGCCATGTATATTTAAGCAAAGACAAACATTATTACAGTGTTCCGTTCAGCTATATTGGTAAAAAAGTAAACATTATTTTTAGTAAAAACACAGTCGAAATTTACTATGATCAGCGCAGAATAGCATTCCATAACAGAGTCCTGGCCAAATATCAGTATACAACTGTTAAAGAGCATATGCCTTCATCTTATCAGTTTATGACGGAATGGAATCCCTCCCGGTTTATCTCTTGGGGAAGGTCTGTCGGAGAATATTGTGAACAGTACATCATCAAAATCCTGGAAAAGAAACAGCATCCTGAGCAGTCCTATAAAACCTGCCTGGGAATCCTTTCATTATCAAAAAAGATTGGCAACATAAGACTTGACAATGCCTGTAAAAGAGCATTGGGATATGAAAAATACAGCCTTGCCATGATTAAAAGCATCTTGGAAAGAGGACTGGATAATCTCACCGATGACGATGCATTTTTTGAAGAAAAGAAACTGCCTAAACACAAAAATATAAGGGGCGGAAAATACTATCAGTAA
- the istB gene encoding IS21-like element helper ATPase IstB, translating into MNQATLEKMKHLKLYGMHRAFSTTMETGSISYTNDELIAYLIESEYDDRESRKVERLITSARFRYRAFMEEITASSSRNIDKNTIGRLSSCDFISQKQNILITGSTGVGKSFIATAIGYKACTMGYKVMYFSINKLFSKLKMAKADGSYLKEIDRIEKQDLIILDDFGLQSLDNLKRQDFMEIIEDRHGKRSTIIASQLPVSVWHEVIAEQTIADAILDRMVHNSLRIDLKGESMRRKKADQKISSE; encoded by the coding sequence ATGAATCAGGCAACATTAGAAAAAATGAAACATTTAAAGCTCTACGGAATGCACAGAGCTTTTTCCACAACAATGGAAACAGGAAGTATCTCTTATACCAACGATGAACTTATTGCCTACTTGATTGAATCCGAGTATGACGACAGGGAAAGCAGAAAGGTTGAGCGGTTAATCACTTCTGCCAGATTCAGGTACAGGGCATTTATGGAAGAGATTACAGCATCTTCTTCCAGGAATATTGATAAGAATACCATTGGAAGGTTATCTTCCTGCGATTTTATCTCGCAGAAACAGAATATTCTTATTACAGGATCAACAGGAGTTGGTAAAAGTTTTATAGCAACTGCCATAGGCTACAAAGCCTGTACAATGGGATATAAAGTCATGTACTTCAGCATCAACAAACTCTTCTCAAAGCTTAAAATGGCTAAGGCAGACGGATCTTATCTTAAAGAGATTGACCGTATAGAAAAGCAGGACCTTATTATTCTTGATGATTTTGGATTGCAATCCCTGGATAATTTGAAAAGACAGGATTTTATGGAGATCATTGAAGACAGGCACGGAAAACGCTCCACTATTATTGCTTCGCAACTTCCCGTAAGTGTATGGCATGAAGTAATTGCGGAACAAACAATAGCCGATGCAATCCTTGACAGAATGGTACATAACTCCCTGAGAATAGACCTTAAAGGGGAATCTATGAGAAGGAAAAAAGCTGATCAGAAAATCAGCTCAGAATAA
- a CDS encoding helix-turn-helix domain-containing protein, whose translation MDYFKDFFTKIEDLINNKLNQFESKLAEMYKPEGKEIMTRKETAEYFGVSLGTLNNWAKSGILVPIDFGGRVYYTRNEIQVKLRLAS comes from the coding sequence ATGGATTATTTTAAAGATTTTTTCACAAAAATTGAGGATTTAATTAATAATAAATTAAATCAATTTGAAAGTAAACTGGCGGAAATGTATAAGCCAGAGGGTAAAGAAATAATGACGAGAAAAGAAACAGCGGAGTATTTTGGGGTTTCACTCGGGACATTAAACAATTGGGCAAAAAGCGGGATATTAGTACCTATCGACTTTGGCGGTAGGGTCTACTATACCCGCAATGAAATTCAAGTAAAATTAAGATTGGCTTCTTAA
- a CDS encoding tyrosine-type recombinase/integrase, protein MAKVRRYNNETGSVNYRLADPKKEISRIMGRYSFKDLKVDFSTGLKVAPCNWDTDSKTVTSGSDKREINQKLAKFKTSIVDTHKNFNEHYKRLPTKEELKTVVDNAMAGKELATVQKSKKSFDDVFQEFMRVMELKIQRAIASGQKPIHRSYVSSFNIMYTDLKDFANENNIFLDIDKFDEVHCLEFQNWLLDTERVGELSTLKTRIKRLAAIQKRAFEKGYTDNRSYMQDEYKVKVPPTFHTVLTEPEIKILYEHDFSDIPRLERVRDMFVLACHTSLRFGDITRIESGHIDHSSKTVNILLKKGSGVDNYKTVRFSFFGYAGEILSKYNDDMKSIAISNQNTNEYLKELFKAVPYFKEKIITRERPTNEGVVFDKINFADKIAFHDSRRSFCTNRYIEGWDLLEIWQYTGHTDESVFKTYFKPTFDHEQIRKESIIVRNEKLQKADLQTKEIEELKAQMQKMQELIESGNMEQLAEIINLKNIG, encoded by the coding sequence ATGGCAAAGGTAAGAAGATACAACAATGAAACAGGGAGTGTTAATTATAGATTAGCTGACCCTAAAAAAGAAATATCCCGAATAATGGGACGGTATTCGTTCAAAGATTTAAAAGTAGATTTTTCAACAGGTCTAAAAGTTGCTCCATGCAATTGGGATACTGATTCTAAAACGGTTACTTCTGGTAGTGATAAAAGAGAAATCAACCAAAAATTAGCTAAATTCAAAACGTCCATTGTAGACACTCATAAAAATTTCAATGAGCATTACAAGCGTTTGCCAACAAAGGAAGAATTAAAAACGGTTGTAGATAATGCAATGGCAGGAAAAGAATTGGCTACTGTACAGAAAAGTAAAAAATCTTTTGATGATGTATTCCAAGAATTCATGAGAGTAATGGAGCTTAAAATCCAACGTGCTATTGCATCAGGACAAAAACCTATACATAGAAGCTACGTTTCATCTTTCAATATAATGTATACAGATTTAAAAGACTTTGCCAATGAAAATAATATCTTTCTGGATATTGATAAATTTGATGAGGTACATTGTTTGGAGTTTCAAAACTGGCTTTTAGATACTGAACGAGTGGGAGAGCTAAGTACACTGAAAACACGAATAAAAAGGCTAGCTGCAATACAGAAACGTGCTTTTGAAAAAGGTTACACAGATAACAGAAGCTATATGCAAGACGAATACAAAGTTAAAGTTCCGCCAACGTTCCATACGGTGCTAACGGAACCTGAAATCAAAATATTATATGAACATGATTTTTCTGATATTCCGAGATTAGAGAGAGTTCGGGATATGTTTGTTTTAGCCTGTCATACTTCACTCAGATTTGGAGATATTACACGTATTGAGAGCGGACATATTGACCATAGCAGTAAAACAGTCAACATCTTATTAAAAAAAGGTTCAGGAGTGGATAATTATAAGACGGTTCGTTTTTCTTTTTTTGGTTATGCGGGTGAAATTTTGAGCAAGTACAATGATGATATGAAAAGTATTGCTATATCCAACCAAAATACAAATGAATACTTGAAGGAGCTTTTTAAAGCTGTACCATATTTTAAAGAAAAAATAATCACTCGCGAACGCCCAACCAATGAGGGGGTGGTGTTTGATAAAATCAATTTTGCGGATAAGATAGCTTTTCACGATTCACGTAGGAGTTTTTGTACTAATCGCTACATAGAAGGTTGGGACTTATTGGAAATATGGCAGTACACAGGACATACGGATGAATCTGTATTTAAAACGTATTTCAAGCCGACCTTTGACCATGAGCAAATAAGAAAGGAAAGTATCATAGTAAGAAATGAAAAACTTCAAAAGGCTGATTTACAAACTAAAGAAATTGAGGAACTAAAAGCCCAAATGCAGAAAATGCAGGAACTTATTGAGAGTGGAAACATGGAGCAATTGGCTGAAATCATAAATTTGAAGAATATTGGCTAG